TGGGGATTTGAAATGAAATTCTATTTTGTTGCGAATGGATCGCAATAGGTCTTTTATCCTCGGGCAACTCGTCCTATATTTTTGCAGGTCGACTTCACTTCCGGCGAAGAGGAAAGGTTTCCATGTATCAGGATAAGTCATTGGTCTCGACAGAGGCTGTGCGCCTTGCGGCGCTGGGACGCCTGGCGGCAGGTGCGATGACTTACGCGGATCTTGCCCAGGATATCCGGCATTTCGTGACGCGCATTGTCGGCCCGTCCTTGGACTTGCTCGGCTCGTCCCTTGAAATTCTGCGGCTTGAAGGGCTGATCGCCCCGGCGGAAGGCTCCTCCGTTGCTGACGATACGGAGATGGTGATTACCGAAAGCGGGCGGCAGGACTTTCTGGACCTTATGGACGCCAGCCTCCGCGCGCCGCTTGATGATACGGGACGTCTGGTCATGGCGCTCAAGCTGCGCTTTCTCTTTGAAGTTCCGAAGGAACAGCAACTGGACCAGATCGATCTGCTGCGGGAATTGGCGCAATCGGAACTGGCGAGACTGGAAGCGTTGCAAAAATCCCATGCCGAGGGAGCCCTGGCCGGTTCGCTTGCCTTGGATATCGATCAGGTCAACGCGCGGATTGCCTGGCTGAATGACCTTGAGGCACAGTTGGAAAACGCGGCCTGACAGCCGGCCTTATCCTTTGGAAGGAATGCCGTACCGATACCTGCCTTGGGTGCCGTGTACCGGTACGGTGAAACATACCGTCAGTAGACGTGCTGTCCGCCCGTCACGAATACTTCCGTGCCAGTGACATAGTTGAAGTCACTGTTGCAAAGTTGGTAGACGCAAGCCGCGACCTCTTCCGGCGTTCCCATACGTTTCATCGGGATGCGGTTGATCAGCGGTTCATATTCCGGACCAATCATTTCCGTTGCGATCTCACCGGGGGCGACAGCATTGACACGTACACCCAGTTCCGCAAATTCGACTGCGAGTTCACGCGTCAAAGCCGACAAGGCGGCCTTGGATGTGGAATAGGCCGACCCGGCAAAGGGGTGGATGGCGTGGCCCGCGATGGAGGTAATATTCACCACCCCGGCACCCCCGGCCTTGGCGCCGCGCCCCAGGGCGGCTGCAAAACCGCGGCACAGGGTCAGCGGGGTAAAGAAGTTCAACTCGAAGACTTCACGCCAGCGGTCGGCGTCGCCATTCAGGCACCCCAATCGTTCCTTGTAAGGTGTTTTCGGAGATATAGCGGCATTGTTGACCAGCGCATGCAACGGTGCACCGTGCAGAATCTCGTTGGCCTGGTCGATGAAGGCCTGAACCGACGCCGGGTCCGCAAGATTGGTCGGAATATGATGGGTCCAGTTCGGATCGGCCTTGCAATGAGGCGGAATGTCATCGCGGGAGCAGGTAATGATCCGCCAGCCTTCGTCGGAAAACCGTTTGACGGTGGAGTGGCCAATACCCCGGCTGGCCCCGGTAAGGATAACGGATTTCCGCATATCTTCGGTCATGAGAGGACTATCCCAGTCTATATGTGTGCCAATGCGTGTTACGGATAAAGGCGGTCAATCTGCCAGGGGCTTTGGCTGTCTTCGCGCGTGAAAACAAAACGATCATGCAGGCGGAACTTTCCATCCTGCCAGAATTCGATGTACTGCGGGACAATCCGGAAGCCGGACCAATGTTCGGGGCGCGGTACGGTGCCGATGCCGAATTGGGCGGCATATTTGGCAACCCGCTTCTCAAGGGCGAATTTGCTTTCCAGTGGGCGGGACTGGTCACTTGCCCAGGCCCCGATCTGGCTGCCTCTTGCGCGGGAGGCGAAATAGGCGTCAGCCTCTTCCGGAGAGACGGCCTCAACCAAACCTTTCACGCGGACCTGACGGCGTTTGCTTTTCCAATGGAATAGCAGGCCGGCCTTCGGGTTTTCCGCCAGGTCGTGCCCTTTGTTGCTTTCCAGGTTGGTATAGAAGACAAAACCGCGTTCATCCACATCCTTCAGCAGGACCATGCGCACAGAAGGCTGTCCTGTTGAGTCCGCCGTTGCCAAAGCCATGGCATTGGGATCGTTCGGCTCGCTTTCCTTCGCTTCGTCCAACCACTGTTCGAAAAGCTGGAATGGGTTTTCTGTTTTCAGTTCCATGTCGCGCTATTGGCCCTATCAATGAAAGCTATATTTAGGAATAGGGTGGATCCGATTCCAGTTCTTCCGCTCATACTATACGCCTGTTAAGGCGGCTCAAGGCCCATATTTGCCGCATGTTGAACCCCAAATGGTCCCATATCACCGAAACAACAAGAAAATTAGAGAGAATTAATGTAGTGACGGGCTTGGAACTTGCATGACTTTTTCTTATCTAGAAATTGGCGGATGGGACAAATCGCTTTAATGTGGGCGGGCGGCCGATGTGGCCGCGACTGTAAGTGATGGATAAATAAGGTGGCTTACGCGAGCACGATGAAAGATCCGTATGACGTCCTGGGTGTGGCGAGAGATTCCACGGAGGCCGATATCAAGAAGGCCTATCGCACATTGGCGAAGGAATTGCACCCCGATCTGAACCCTAATGACCCTATTGTTGAGCAGCGTTTCAAGGAAGTTTCGCAGGCCTATAACCTGTTGTCCGACAAGGAAAAGCGCGCGCAGTTCGATCGTGGCGAAATCAACGCGGACGGTTCACCCCGGGCTGACTTCGGCTATGGCGGAGGCGGCTTCGGCGGTGGCGGGTTTGGCGGCGGCGGTTTTGGCGGGGCGGAGGATATCTTTTCCGACCTGTTCGGACGTGGGCGTGCCCAGCAGGGACGCGGTGGCCGCCGTGTCCGGATGAAAGGCCAGGACGTCAACTATACCGTTCGCGTTCCCTTCCTGGAGGCCGCGCGCGGTGGGAAACGCCGTTTAAAAATGCACGACGGCAGCTTTGTCGAGGTCAATATCCCGCCCGGAACAACCGACGGACAGACCCTGCGCCTGCGCGAAAAGGGGACGCCGGGCTTTGGCGGCGGGCCTGCAGGGGATGCCTATGTGGAAATCCATGTAGACACTCATGACCATTTTGAACGGGACGGAAACGACATCTTTCTGGATGTTCCCGTCACCCTGTCAGAGGCCGTTCTTGGCGGGAAAATCACGGTCCCGACAATTTGGGGCAAGGTCTCCGTGACCGTGCCCACAGGGGCCAATACCGGCACGACGTTACGCCTGCGCGGCAAGGGCATTAACCCTTCGAAGGGCAATGCCGGTGACCAATATGTCCGGCTGAAAGTGATGCTGCCGGAGAAACCGGACAAGGAACTCGTCGAGTTCGTGAAATCATGGTCCAAGGACTATGATTATGACGTCCGCAAGAAACTGGGCATGGATGGGGACTAACCCCGTCCTTCCGAATGACCGGCCCGTTGTCACTACTGGGTGCTGCTGAGTGCACCCAGTGTGATGAGGGCGACGATGCGTTTCCAGGTTGTTGATTTCTGTGCCGGTTCCGGCGCCGCTACCTGAACCGGGGCGGTTTCGGGGAAATCCTCATGCGGTTGCTTGTTGGCAAGCAACTGTTTCAGGGAAATGTCCATCAGGTCCTTTTCGTCCTCCCGCAGAACCGTGAGCTGCGCGCGGAGGCGATGTGCCCAAGGGTGATGCGCCTGGGCCGGGGAAAGATTAGGTAACAGGGTTACCCCTAACTCGTCCGCCAGGGCGCGCAGGCTGCGCTGGTCCAGGTCCCGCGACAGATGCCAGCGGCCATTGTCGCCCTTTATCACATACTTCCTGTCTTCCAGCGTGTTGAGCGCCCAGGTCATTATACTGGGCCCGAGGCGGCATTGGGTGGACAGCCGTTTGGCCCCTATGCCGGTTCCCATCTTTGACGCCTGGTTTAGCTGATCGAGAACGGCTAGTGCCGCCTCCAGTTTGGCAATCGGAGACAGGTTGCGGACATTAAGCTGTCGTCCTCCGGACCGCCATTCCGGCAGGGCCGCTGTTAATTCGGCGCTGAACAGGACGACATTCCATGAGAAATAAACCCACATCAGGAAAATCGGGATGGTCGCCATCGCGCCATAGATCGTCTGATAGGTCGGGAAGCTGGTGACATAGAGGCCGAAGGCCCTCTTGAGAAGTTCCAGCAGGGTGCTGGCGATTATGCCGCCGATGACGGCATCCATACGGCTGACGGGGAAATTCGGGACGACAAGAAACAGGATTGTGAAACCGCAGGCCTGCAACAGGAAAGGAAGAACCCCGGCGAGACGGGCAAGCTCGCCCGTATAGCTCTCGACACCGCTGGCCTGGGCCAATGTGAAGAGATAACTGCTGATCGACAGGCTGGCACCGAAGAACAACGGGGCGAGGGTCAGCAGGGCCCAGAAGACGAGCAGACGGGAAACAACGCCGCGTTGGCGTTTCGCGCGCCAGATTTCGTTGAACGTATTGCTGATGGTCATGAGCAGCATGATGGCAGTCACACCGAGGAAGATTACCCCGATGGCGGTCAGGCTGCCGGTCTTTGCGGTGAAGGATTCCAGATGCTGTTGGACGGTGCTGCCGACTTCGGGAATGAAATTCTGAAACAGAAAGCTGTGGACCTGTCCCTTGATTCGCTCGAAGGCCGGGAAGGCTGCGAAAATGGCAAAGCTGATCGCCAGCAACGGCACAAGGGCCAACAGCGAGGTGAAGGTCAGGGCGGCGGCCTTCTGTTGCATGCCATCCTGGGCGAATCGCTGGAACACATAACTTGTGAAGCCGACTATATCGCGTAGAAAGCCGGACCGTTCCGAAGGCGTCTTCTGGGGGCGCTTCGGGGCCGGTTCCGGCTGTTGGGCCACCGTTTTTACCATTGTGACCGTTTCCTGTTGTTTTTTGGCTTCAGACATCTCATAACCCGTTCAATTCCTTGCACCTATTGTAGCGTGCATTCCCGGAATACATAAGACCTGTTCGGCATCCTTTGACGAATCTGTGAAACAGCGTATGATGCTGAACCTTTTTGTCCCGCAGTACATAATCTAGGGGTTAGAATGAATAATTCTGCGCGTCTGATGGCCGGAAAACGCGGCATCATTCTTGGGGTGGCAAACGATAAATCCATCGCCTGGGGCATCGCGAAAGCCGTGCATGAACAAGGCGCGGAGTTGGCCTTCACTTTTCAGGGTGAAGCGTTGGAAAAACGCGTCCGCCCGTTGGCTGAACAGGTTGGCTCCAACCTGGTTATGCCGTGTGACGTAACCGACGAAACCAGCATGGATGCCGTCTTCAAGACCATTGAAGAGGAATGGGGCAGCCTGGATTTCATGGTCCATGCCATTGCCTATTCCGACAAGGATGAACTGAAAGGCCAGTATCTTGCGACTTCCCGGGATAACTTCCTGAAGTCCATGGATATTTCCTGCTATTCCCTGACGGCCCTGGCACAGCGTGCGGCCCCGTTGATGAATGAAGGCGGCTCGATCGTAACGCTCACCTATTATGGTGCGGAACGCGTTATGCCGCATTATAACGTTATGGGCGTGGCCAAGGCGGCGCTGGAAGCAAGCGTGCGTTACCTGGCGGTTGACCTGGGCAACAAGGGCGTCCGCGTGAATGCGATTTCCGCAGGTCCGATCAAGACCCTTGCGGCCAGCGGCATTGGCGACTTCCGCTATATCCTGAAATGGAACGAACTGAACGCACCGCTGAAACGCAATGTGACGATCGACGAGGTTGGCGGCGCTGGCCTGTATCTGCTGTCCGATCTGGGCGCCGGTGTTACCGGTGAGGTTCATCACGTGGACTGTGGTTATCACACGGTCGGCATGGTCGGCATTGACGCGGCGGAAGAAGCGTCTGAACTGCTCGCCAGTTTGAAAGGGAAAGGGTAGGCCTCGGGCTTACCCCTGACCGTCCAGCCCTAACGCGCCGCAGACCTCGCAACAGGTCCAGTAAAGGATTGCCCCATGTCCGGTAACGGTTTTGGACATAGTTTCCGTTTCACCACTTTCGGCGAAAGCCATGGCCCGGCCATCGGCTGTGTGATTGACGGTGTGCCGCCGTTGGTGCCGCTGTCCGAAGAGGATATCCAGACATATCTGGATCAGCGGAAACCGGGGCAGTCGCGCTTTACGACACAGCGTCGTGAGCCGGATCAGGTTAAAATCCTCTCCGGTGTATTTGAAGGGGTGACGACGGGGACGCCGATCGGACTTTTGATCGAAAACACCGATCAACGCTCCAAGGACTATGGGGATATCAAGGACAAGTTCCGCCCCGGTCACGCAGATTATACCTATTGGCGGAAATACGGCATCCGCGACTATCGCGGTGGCGGACGGTCCTCTGCACGTGAAACCGCAATGCGGGTTGCCGCGGGTGCTGTTGCACGCCGGGTGCTTGATTGTCTGGTGGATGGCGGTGTTCAGATTCGTGGTGCGCTTGTGCAGGTAGGTCCGCACAAGTTGAACCGGGATAACTGGGATTGGTCCGAAATCCACAATAACCCCTTCTGGTGCCCGGATGCGAAAGCTGCCGAAGACTGGACGGAATATCTGGATTCCGTACGCAAGGCGGGGTCGAGTTGTGGGGCCGTGATCGAAGTCCACGCCTCCCGTGTCCCGGTAGGACTGGGGGCGCCTGTCTATGACAAGCTGGACGCCGATATCGCCAAGGCCCTCATGTCCATCAATGCCGTGAAGGCGGTTGAGATCGGTGCCGGTTTTGACGCAGCGGCGTTGTCCGGCGAGGAAAATGCCGATCAGATGCGGGC
The Aestuariispira ectoiniformans genome window above contains:
- the fabI gene encoding enoyl-ACP reductase FabI; amino-acid sequence: MNNSARLMAGKRGIILGVANDKSIAWGIAKAVHEQGAELAFTFQGEALEKRVRPLAEQVGSNLVMPCDVTDETSMDAVFKTIEEEWGSLDFMVHAIAYSDKDELKGQYLATSRDNFLKSMDISCYSLTALAQRAAPLMNEGGSIVTLTYYGAERVMPHYNVMGVAKAALEASVRYLAVDLGNKGVRVNAISAGPIKTLAASGIGDFRYILKWNELNAPLKRNVTIDEVGGAGLYLLSDLGAGVTGEVHHVDCGYHTVGMVGIDAAEEASELLASLKGKG
- the pdxH gene encoding pyridoxamine 5'-phosphate oxidase, producing the protein MELKTENPFQLFEQWLDEAKESEPNDPNAMALATADSTGQPSVRMVLLKDVDERGFVFYTNLESNKGHDLAENPKAGLLFHWKSKRRQVRVKGLVEAVSPEEADAYFASRARGSQIGAWASDQSRPLESKFALEKRVAKYAAQFGIGTVPRPEHWSGFRIVPQYIEFWQDGKFRLHDRFVFTREDSQSPWQIDRLYP
- a CDS encoding DnaJ C-terminal domain-containing protein produces the protein MAYASTMKDPYDVLGVARDSTEADIKKAYRTLAKELHPDLNPNDPIVEQRFKEVSQAYNLLSDKEKRAQFDRGEINADGSPRADFGYGGGGFGGGGFGGGGFGGAEDIFSDLFGRGRAQQGRGGRRVRMKGQDVNYTVRVPFLEAARGGKRRLKMHDGSFVEVNIPPGTTDGQTLRLREKGTPGFGGGPAGDAYVEIHVDTHDHFERDGNDIFLDVPVTLSEAVLGGKITVPTIWGKVSVTVPTGANTGTTLRLRGKGINPSKGNAGDQYVRLKVMLPEKPDKELVEFVKSWSKDYDYDVRKKLGMDGD
- a CDS encoding YihY family inner membrane protein, encoding MVKTVAQQPEPAPKRPQKTPSERSGFLRDIVGFTSYVFQRFAQDGMQQKAAALTFTSLLALVPLLAISFAIFAAFPAFERIKGQVHSFLFQNFIPEVGSTVQQHLESFTAKTGSLTAIGVIFLGVTAIMLLMTISNTFNEIWRAKRQRGVVSRLLVFWALLTLAPLFFGASLSISSYLFTLAQASGVESYTGELARLAGVLPFLLQACGFTILFLVVPNFPVSRMDAVIGGIIASTLLELLKRAFGLYVTSFPTYQTIYGAMATIPIFLMWVYFSWNVVLFSAELTAALPEWRSGGRQLNVRNLSPIAKLEAALAVLDQLNQASKMGTGIGAKRLSTQCRLGPSIMTWALNTLEDRKYVIKGDNGRWHLSRDLDQRSLRALADELGVTLLPNLSPAQAHHPWAHRLRAQLTVLREDEKDLMDISLKQLLANKQPHEDFPETAPVQVAAPEPAQKSTTWKRIVALITLGALSSTQ
- a CDS encoding SDR family NAD(P)-dependent oxidoreductase, coding for MTEDMRKSVILTGASRGIGHSTVKRFSDEGWRIITCSRDDIPPHCKADPNWTHHIPTNLADPASVQAFIDQANEILHGAPLHALVNNAAISPKTPYKERLGCLNGDADRWREVFELNFFTPLTLCRGFAAALGRGAKAGGAGVVNITSIAGHAIHPFAGSAYSTSKAALSALTRELAVEFAELGVRVNAVAPGEIATEMIGPEYEPLINRIPMKRMGTPEEVAACVYQLCNSDFNYVTGTEVFVTGGQHVY
- the aroC gene encoding chorismate synthase, with the translated sequence MSGNGFGHSFRFTTFGESHGPAIGCVIDGVPPLVPLSEEDIQTYLDQRKPGQSRFTTQRREPDQVKILSGVFEGVTTGTPIGLLIENTDQRSKDYGDIKDKFRPGHADYTYWRKYGIRDYRGGGRSSARETAMRVAAGAVARRVLDCLVDGGVQIRGALVQVGPHKLNRDNWDWSEIHNNPFWCPDAKAAEDWTEYLDSVRKAGSSCGAVIEVHASRVPVGLGAPVYDKLDADIAKALMSINAVKAVEIGAGFDAAALSGEENADQMRAGNDEDPNFLSNKAGGILGGISTGQDIVARFAVKPTSSILTPRQTVDVDGNETEILTKGRHDPCVGIRGVPVGEAMMACVLLDHLLRHRAQCGEDWE